One Pseudomonas sp. FP1742 genomic window carries:
- the relA gene encoding GTP diphosphokinase, translating to MVQVRAHQPINTDGSINLEAWLDHAVSVDAALDREALKEACEFAREAEQQANAAKNLWSEGTSSFRTGLEIAEILADLKLDQDSLVAAVLYRGVREGQIQLPAVSQRFGPVVAKLIDGVQRMAAISDSLSPRKSMVMGTQGQVENLRKMLVAMVDDVRVALIKLAERTCAIRAVKTADDEKRNRVAREVFDIYAPLAHRLGIGHIKWELEDLSFRYLEPDQYKQIAKLLHERRLDRERFIADVMTQLKNELQATGVEADISGRAKHIYSIWRKMQRKGLEFSQIYDVRAVRVLVPEMRDCYTALGIVHTLWRHIPKEFDDYIANPKENGYRSLHTAVIGPEGKVLEVQIRTHAMHEEAELGVCAHWRYKGTDVKSGSNHYEEKISWLRQVLEWHEELGDIGGLAEQLRVDIEPDRVYIFTPDGHAIDLPKGATPLDFAYRVHTEIGHNCRGAKINGRIVPLNYSLQTGEQVEIITSKHGTPSRDWLNPNLGYVTTSRARAKIVHWFKLQARDQNVAAGKTLLERELNRLGLPQVDFDKLAEKANMKTAEDMFAALGAGDLRLAQLVNLAQQLVEPERGNEQLELIPRKATGYKPGKRGDIQIQGVGNLMTQMAGCCQPLPGDAIVGYITQGRGVSIHRQDCASVLQLAGREPERIIQVSWGPVPVLTYPVDIIIRAYDRSGLLRDVSQVLLNERINVLAVNTRSNKEDNTALMSLTIEIPGLDALGRLLGRISQLPNIIETRRNRTP from the coding sequence ATGGTACAGGTGAGAGCACACCAGCCGATCAACACCGACGGCAGTATCAATCTCGAGGCTTGGCTCGATCATGCGGTCAGTGTCGATGCGGCACTGGATCGCGAAGCCTTGAAAGAAGCCTGCGAGTTCGCTCGCGAGGCCGAACAACAAGCCAATGCGGCGAAAAACCTGTGGTCCGAAGGGACCTCGAGTTTCCGCACCGGCCTTGAGATCGCCGAGATTCTCGCCGACCTCAAACTCGATCAGGATTCGTTGGTCGCCGCAGTCCTGTACCGCGGCGTGCGCGAGGGCCAGATCCAGTTGCCGGCGGTCAGCCAGCGCTTCGGCCCGGTGGTCGCCAAACTGATTGACGGCGTGCAACGCATGGCGGCGATCAGCGACAGCCTGAGTCCGCGTAAATCCATGGTGATGGGCACCCAGGGCCAGGTCGAAAACCTGCGCAAGATGCTCGTGGCCATGGTCGACGACGTGCGCGTCGCGCTGATCAAACTGGCCGAACGCACCTGCGCGATCCGCGCGGTGAAAACCGCCGACGACGAGAAACGCAACCGCGTCGCCCGTGAAGTCTTCGACATTTACGCGCCACTGGCGCACCGCCTCGGCATCGGTCACATCAAGTGGGAACTGGAGGACTTGTCCTTCCGTTACCTGGAGCCCGACCAGTACAAACAGATCGCCAAGTTGCTCCACGAGCGGCGGCTGGATCGCGAGCGCTTCATTGCCGACGTGATGACCCAACTCAAGAACGAGTTGCAGGCCACCGGCGTCGAGGCCGATATCAGCGGCCGGGCCAAACACATCTATTCGATCTGGCGCAAAATGCAGCGCAAGGGTCTGGAGTTCAGCCAGATCTACGACGTGCGCGCCGTTCGTGTGCTGGTGCCGGAAATGCGCGACTGCTACACCGCGCTCGGCATCGTCCACACCTTGTGGCGGCACATCCCGAAAGAGTTCGACGACTACATCGCCAACCCGAAAGAGAACGGCTACCGCTCGCTGCACACTGCGGTGATCGGCCCCGAGGGCAAGGTGCTGGAAGTGCAGATCCGCACCCACGCCATGCATGAAGAAGCCGAGCTGGGTGTTTGCGCGCACTGGCGCTACAAGGGCACCGACGTCAAGTCTGGCTCGAACCACTACGAAGAGAAGATCTCCTGGCTGCGTCAGGTCCTGGAGTGGCACGAAGAGCTGGGCGACATTGGCGGCCTTGCCGAACAGCTGCGGGTCGATATCGAACCGGACCGGGTCTACATCTTTACCCCGGACGGTCACGCGATCGACTTGCCGAAAGGCGCGACACCGCTGGACTTCGCCTACCGCGTGCACACCGAAATCGGTCACAACTGCCGTGGCGCCAAGATCAACGGGCGCATCGTGCCGCTCAACTACAGCCTGCAAACCGGTGAACAGGTCGAGATCATCACCAGCAAGCATGGCACCCCGAGCCGCGACTGGCTGAACCCGAACCTGGGTTATGTCACCACTTCGCGGGCACGGGCGAAGATCGTTCACTGGTTCAAATTGCAGGCCCGCGATCAGAACGTCGCGGCCGGTAAAACCTTGCTCGAGCGCGAACTCAATCGCCTCGGCCTGCCGCAGGTGGATTTCGACAAGCTGGCCGAAAAGGCCAACATGAAAACCGCCGAGGACATGTTCGCTGCCTTGGGTGCAGGCGATTTGCGTCTGGCCCAACTGGTGAACCTGGCGCAGCAACTGGTCGAGCCGGAACGCGGCAACGAACAGCTGGAGCTGATCCCGCGCAAAGCTACCGGCTACAAGCCTGGCAAGCGTGGCGATATCCAGATCCAGGGTGTCGGCAACCTGATGACCCAGATGGCCGGCTGCTGCCAGCCGTTGCCGGGGGACGCCATCGTCGGTTACATCACTCAGGGTCGTGGGGTGAGCATTCACCGTCAGGACTGCGCCTCGGTGCTGCAACTGGCCGGACGCGAGCCGGAGCGGATCATCCAGGTCAGCTGGGGGCCGGTGCCGGTGCTCACCTACCCGGTGGACATCATCATTCGCGCCTACGACCGTTCCGGTCTGCTGCGTGACGTGTCGCAGGTGCTGCTCAACGAGCGGATCAACGTGCTGGCGGTCAACACCCGCTCGAACAAAGAGGACAACACGGCGTTGATGTCCCTGACCATCGAGATTCCGGGGCTGGATGCATTGGGACGGTTGCTGGGGCGGATTTCCCAGTTGCCGAACATCATTGAAACCCGCCGTAACCGCACGCCGTGA